A portion of the Paenibacillus marchantiae genome contains these proteins:
- a CDS encoding HesB/IscA family protein, translating into MIQVSEAAAEKIVEILASTDTQNSFLRVGVDEGGCSGLSYSLIVDEQQAEGDILLDKGVFRILVHTNTVPYIEGLEIDYEESGMLGGFTMNNPNAKVSCGCGASFRMANYRGEVKKCD; encoded by the coding sequence ATGATTCAGGTCAGTGAAGCAGCAGCAGAAAAAATCGTTGAAATCCTGGCAAGTACGGATACCCAGAATTCTTTCCTTCGGGTCGGGGTCGATGAGGGGGGATGCAGTGGTTTATCCTATAGCCTTATCGTAGATGAACAGCAAGCAGAAGGGGATATCTTATTAGATAAAGGTGTATTTCGTATATTGGTTCACACCAATACGGTTCCATATATTGAAGGACTTGAGATTGATTACGAAGAAAGTGGAATGTTAGGGGGATTCACCATGAATAATCCTAATGCAAAAGTTTCATGTGGATGCGGGGCCAGTTTCCGAATGGCGAATTACCGTGGTGAGGTCAAAAAATGTGATTAA
- the murB gene encoding UDP-N-acetylmuramate dehydrogenase, which translates to MNIFENHIPLEKLKWNEPLKDHTYIKLGGKADILIHPTTKEEIINVVNIAKTHQIPLTIIGKGSNVIIKDQGVRGITLSLSEFDQIKVYGDKIVVQSGSNIIDVSRTALHNSLTGLEFACGIPGSTGGALYMNAGAYGGQMDEVVERALVVTKNGELINMVRDDMQLGYRNSIFRTDQYIILEVEFKLKPGNKDVISSIMQDLTFKRESKQPLEFPSCGSVFKRPEGHYVGKLIQECNLQGTRIGGAEISKKHAGFIINADDATAEDYLELIKLIKKTVRNQFNIELETEVIILGE; encoded by the coding sequence ATGAATATTTTTGAGAATCACATACCTTTGGAAAAATTGAAATGGAATGAGCCATTAAAAGACCACACGTATATAAAGCTGGGTGGTAAAGCAGACATACTTATCCATCCCACAACGAAAGAAGAAATTATTAACGTGGTTAACATTGCAAAAACACATCAAATACCTCTAACGATTATTGGAAAAGGATCAAATGTCATTATCAAAGATCAGGGCGTGCGTGGAATAACGCTCTCTCTGAGCGAATTTGATCAGATTAAAGTCTATGGTGACAAGATTGTCGTGCAGAGCGGTTCCAACATTATTGATGTGTCACGTACTGCTTTGCATAACAGCTTAACAGGTCTGGAGTTTGCATGTGGAATACCCGGAAGTACAGGTGGCGCCTTATATATGAATGCGGGAGCTTACGGTGGTCAGATGGATGAGGTCGTTGAGCGAGCGCTAGTGGTTACTAAAAACGGAGAGCTGATAAACATGGTCCGAGATGACATGCAGCTTGGTTATCGAAACAGTATCTTTCGAACGGATCAATACATCATACTTGAAGTGGAATTTAAGCTTAAACCAGGGAATAAGGATGTCATTTCGAGTATCATGCAGGATTTAACGTTTAAACGGGAATCCAAACAACCGCTTGAATTTCCCTCTTGCGGAAGTGTATTCAAACGTCCAGAGGGACATTATGTCGGAAAACTCATTCAAGAGTGTAATTTACAAGGCACTCGCATTGGGGGAGCGGAAATTTCCAAGAAGCATGCTGGTTTTATCATTAATGCAGATGATGCCACTGCTGAGGATTATTTAGAATTAATCAAATTAATTAAAAAAACAGTACGTAATCAATTTAATATTGAATTGGAGACGGAAGTCATTATCTTGGGAGAGTAG
- a CDS encoding Rrf2 family transcriptional regulator — translation MNSELSVVIYILVLLSSHENEKLTSTQISERIRVNPARIRRVLSSIKKVGYVKAKEGIDGGYVLSKDPYEITLKDVYTLVSSKPLQIPKPSIMKKGNLTAEVDIQLANIFIESEQQLMQQLEKITLGSMLHVMKECALETME, via the coding sequence ATGAACAGTGAGCTAAGTGTTGTCATCTATATTCTGGTTCTCCTTAGTTCACATGAAAATGAGAAACTAACCAGTACTCAGATCTCTGAAAGGATTCGGGTGAACCCGGCGAGGATACGCCGAGTCCTTAGCTCGATCAAAAAAGTGGGATACGTTAAGGCAAAAGAAGGTATTGACGGTGGTTATGTTTTGTCTAAAGACCCGTATGAGATAACCTTGAAGGATGTGTACACCCTGGTGTCTTCCAAACCGCTTCAGATTCCCAAACCATCCATTATGAAAAAAGGGAATTTAACTGCAGAGGTAGATATTCAGCTCGCAAACATTTTCATAGAAAGTGAACAACAGTTAATGCAGCAGTTAGAAAAAATCACCCTAGGCAGTATGCTTCATGTGATGAAGGAATGTGCATTGGAAACCATGGAATAG
- a CDS encoding NADPH-dependent FMN reductase, with translation MKLIGLSGSLIGSKTPVGVDAVLQFVKNNHPEIEVELIDLRDYKGIEFCDGRKLEEYNEDTQLVVRKLIDADFYVIGTPIYQSSLTGVLKNVFDLLPVQSIYNKVMGFIATGGTYQHYLVVENQLKPIAGFFRSYVAPSYVYLNSDHFDAENNIKDTEALSRLEKLAEELVFMQTQLKASSS, from the coding sequence GTGAAATTAATCGGATTATCCGGGTCACTGATTGGATCAAAGACACCAGTGGGTGTGGATGCTGTACTCCAATTCGTAAAAAATAATCATCCAGAAATTGAAGTGGAACTCATAGATTTAAGAGATTATAAAGGGATCGAATTTTGCGATGGTCGCAAGTTGGAGGAATACAATGAAGACACCCAGTTGGTGGTCCGAAAATTGATTGATGCTGACTTTTACGTTATCGGCACACCAATATATCAATCCTCTCTGACAGGCGTACTGAAGAATGTATTCGACCTTCTGCCCGTGCAGAGCATTTACAATAAAGTGATGGGTTTTATAGCAACCGGGGGCACCTATCAGCATTATTTGGTAGTGGAAAATCAATTAAAACCGATTGCTGGCTTTTTCCGCTCTTATGTCGCCCCAAGCTATGTATATCTGAATAGTGATCATTTTGATGCTGAGAATAACATTAAAGATACTGAAGCACTAAGTCGGCTGGAAAAGTTGGCTGAGGAACTGGTCTTCATGCAGACTCAACTAAAAGCTTCATCGAGCTGA
- a CDS encoding RNA polymerase sigma factor — MSGAHDTKPVYPDEQESITIFENTYEQYRQRISKYFSLKLNPLVADDLTQQVFLKAVENIHSFKGGSNLFTWIFKIAQNTVKNEYRRLSRQKESPYDFTDYESQSISLEFTKHVDIRIDIGSALQKLDEIDQEIIALRFFVDCTLPEISKIVGRRESAVKNRLYRALEKLRKELKEWGDIAIMSIQDLISIVNKGENHDTNDRTKKVHQDLFDELNNSVERVSTKYKHHPSQKVVIEIYPDLPTFHQAVGETDAPNWFMGTYEGRTLKIVSPLNPGPEHTYQSILKGTVHLFAMWLISDINPAAPKWIRQGIGGYEAKQMSQDFIKGSTEDSIRNQSIPSFDELNNDTWDFETMKGFQFSYMMVEFVVERYGIEALNKLIRNPLDFKGIFQCSETELYEQWVKYIEI, encoded by the coding sequence ATGTCAGGAGCTCATGACACGAAACCTGTTTATCCGGATGAACAGGAAAGCATCACCATCTTTGAGAACACGTATGAGCAATATCGTCAACGAATCAGCAAATACTTCTCACTGAAATTGAATCCGTTGGTTGCAGACGATTTGACCCAACAGGTATTTTTGAAAGCAGTCGAAAATATTCACAGCTTTAAAGGAGGCTCTAATTTATTCACCTGGATCTTTAAGATTGCTCAGAACACGGTGAAGAACGAATATCGCAGGTTATCGCGACAAAAAGAATCTCCTTATGATTTTACAGATTATGAATCGCAATCGATCTCTCTTGAATTTACGAAACATGTTGATATTCGAATTGATATTGGCTCCGCGTTACAAAAGCTGGATGAGATTGATCAGGAAATTATTGCATTACGCTTTTTCGTTGACTGCACCTTGCCCGAAATATCCAAGATAGTTGGACGACGGGAAAGTGCAGTAAAGAACAGACTATACAGGGCTTTGGAGAAATTAAGAAAAGAACTAAAAGAGTGGGGGGATATTGCCATCATGTCTATTCAAGACCTGATTTCCATTGTAAATAAAGGTGAAAACCATGATACGAATGATCGTACGAAGAAAGTGCATCAAGATTTGTTCGATGAACTCAATAATAGTGTTGAACGAGTGTCGACCAAATATAAACATCATCCATCACAAAAGGTAGTTATTGAAATTTATCCTGATCTACCAACATTCCATCAAGCCGTCGGCGAAACAGATGCCCCCAATTGGTTTATGGGCACATATGAAGGGCGTACTCTGAAGATTGTTTCTCCATTGAATCCGGGACCGGAGCATACGTATCAATCCATTCTGAAAGGCACAGTCCACTTGTTCGCCATGTGGCTAATCAGCGACATTAATCCTGCAGCTCCCAAATGGATAAGACAGGGTATTGGTGGATATGAAGCTAAACAGATGTCCCAAGATTTCATTAAAGGATCAACGGAAGATAGCATACGCAATCAGTCGATTCCATCTTTTGATGAATTAAATAACGATACGTGGGATTTTGAAACGATGAAAGGTTTTCAGTTCTCTTATATGATGGTGGAATTTGTGGTTGAGCGATACGGGATAGAGGCATTAAACAAACTGATTCGCAATCCTCTAGATTTCAAAGGGATCTTTCAATGCAGTGAGACTGAACTGTATGAGCAATGGGTGAAGTATATAGAAATATAA
- a CDS encoding SDR family NAD(P)-dependent oxidoreductase has product MNQDNKPKTSQHKIGSGFNHRTTAEEVLNNTDLSGKLAIVTGGYSGLGLETTRALVRAGAKVVVTARRPAIAKEALAGLANVEIDELDLADLTSVRVFAERFLASHRSIDMLILNAGIMACPETRVGPGWEAQFATNHLGHFTLTNLLWPALVSHGGARVVSVASTGHHFSPIRWDDMQFENGYEKFPAYGQSKTATILFSVELDRRGADQGVRAFSVHPGGILTPLQRHMPKEEMIALGWIDESGQVANPNFKTPEQGAATQVWAATSPQLEGKGGVYCEDCDISEPAPADGAFFGVKDYAIDPEQARRLWEVSAQLTQTYLSTS; this is encoded by the coding sequence ATGAACCAGGATAATAAGCCAAAAACCTCACAACATAAAATCGGTTCCGGATTCAACCATCGGACGACAGCTGAGGAAGTATTGAATAACACGGATTTATCCGGAAAACTTGCCATCGTCACGGGTGGATATTCCGGATTGGGACTGGAAACTACACGTGCACTCGTTCGTGCTGGAGCCAAGGTTGTTGTGACCGCACGTCGGCCAGCTATCGCCAAAGAGGCTCTTGCAGGGCTCGCTAATGTAGAGATTGATGAACTGGACCTCGCAGATCTCACTAGCGTCCGTGTTTTTGCCGAGCGTTTTCTGGCAAGCCACCGGAGTATCGACATGTTGATCCTGAATGCGGGAATTATGGCTTGTCCAGAGACTCGCGTAGGCCCGGGTTGGGAAGCTCAATTTGCTACGAACCATCTTGGACACTTCACCCTGACGAACTTATTATGGCCGGCACTCGTCAGCCATGGAGGAGCACGGGTTGTATCCGTTGCCTCAACAGGGCATCATTTCTCACCAATTCGCTGGGACGATATGCAATTTGAAAATGGCTATGAAAAGTTCCCTGCTTATGGGCAGTCCAAAACAGCAACCATTCTGTTTAGCGTCGAACTGGATAGACGCGGTGCAGATCAGGGCGTGCGTGCGTTCTCTGTACATCCGGGTGGAATTCTGACGCCGTTGCAACGACATATGCCGAAGGAAGAAATGATTGCATTGGGCTGGATTGATGAGTCTGGTCAAGTTGCCAATCCAAACTTTAAAACACCTGAGCAAGGGGCAGCAACGCAAGTATGGGCAGCGACTTCTCCTCAACTTGAGGGAAAAGGTGGCGTGTACTGCGAGGATTGTGACATCAGTGAGCCAGCTCCTGCGGACGGAGCCTTCTTTGGAGTCAAGGACTATGCCATCGACCCTGAGCAAGCCCGTCGTCTATGGGAAGTTTCAGCCCAGTTGACTCAAACATATCTATCAACCTCTTAA
- a CDS encoding phosphotransferase enzyme family protein has protein sequence MKSYLLRIHSNRLSKESIRSELTLLQSLGTSDDLHVPQGVASRDGSYVLFIEAEEEGMYFYVTMMNWVDGEHMDGNEVNERCAYRMGSMAAKLHEAITRFVPSVDFSRPIWGEESFKVDMTKLRRYYTRFLSDQAWKTYQRASHKILSQLADLNQNPQHYGIIHGDLHIGNIVFNDEQPNPIDFGRCGYGYYLYDIANTILGLFPAQRLEFIRGYESVRTLPTDYVEVLESFFIMCIIENYSHHSSDPREASRLIDEQPYAQACIREYLMNAPFLFNGIEVQEVT, from the coding sequence TTGAAAAGCTATTTGCTTCGCATTCATTCCAATCGGCTAAGTAAAGAGTCTATCCGTTCAGAACTTACTTTGCTTCAATCATTGGGCACATCTGATGATCTCCACGTACCTCAGGGTGTGGCGAGTCGCGATGGCTCGTATGTTTTGTTCATAGAGGCAGAAGAAGAGGGGATGTACTTTTATGTCACGATGATGAATTGGGTGGACGGAGAGCATATGGATGGAAATGAGGTTAATGAACGTTGTGCATACCGTATGGGCTCTATGGCCGCAAAACTCCATGAAGCAATTACCCGTTTTGTACCATCTGTTGATTTTTCTCGTCCCATATGGGGAGAAGAGAGTTTTAAAGTGGATATGACCAAACTGAGACGTTATTATACAAGGTTTTTATCCGATCAGGCATGGAAGACGTATCAGAGAGCATCCCATAAAATATTATCCCAACTTGCAGACTTGAATCAGAATCCACAGCATTACGGAATCATCCACGGAGATTTACATATTGGTAACATCGTATTCAACGATGAACAACCTAATCCAATTGATTTTGGACGATGTGGCTACGGATATTATCTTTACGATATAGCAAACACAATATTAGGGCTTTTTCCCGCACAACGTTTGGAGTTCATCAGAGGTTATGAAAGTGTAAGGACACTGCCAACAGATTATGTTGAGGTTCTGGAAAGTTTCTTTATCATGTGCATAATTGAGAATTACAGCCACCACTCTTCCGATCCTAGAGAAGCATCACGATTAATTGATGAGCAGCCGTACGCACAAGCGTGTATCAGAGAATATTTAATGAATGCTCCATTTCTTTTCAATGGGATAGAAGTACAGGAAGTTACTTAA
- a CDS encoding HXXEE domain-containing protein: protein MNMLRKHWQDLGSIIACLVCIYLILDWGTLPRINSILWLSFIAILLHQFEEYRWPGYFAGLFNKVLFQSKTPERYPLNQQSAMIINLIIAYVFYLPPVFFPSVVWLGLAPILMGFFQIIWHGIFANIKAKSIYNPGLFSAIFLHLPIGIWYIKSAYEQNMLTPTDWLWSMIYFVVAVYVLIVKGNMWLRNKNSVHPFSQKQLGSYTKK from the coding sequence TTGAACATGTTAAGAAAACATTGGCAAGACTTGGGATCGATCATTGCATGCCTTGTATGTATTTATCTCATCTTGGATTGGGGAACACTTCCGCGCATTAACAGCATTTTATGGTTAAGCTTTATTGCCATACTCCTGCATCAATTTGAAGAATATCGATGGCCGGGTTACTTTGCAGGTTTGTTTAATAAAGTTTTGTTCCAAAGTAAAACACCTGAGAGATATCCGTTAAATCAGCAGTCAGCGATGATTATTAATCTGATTATCGCCTATGTGTTTTATTTACCGCCTGTATTCTTCCCTTCCGTTGTATGGCTGGGTCTGGCACCTATATTAATGGGATTTTTCCAGATTATCTGGCATGGCATCTTCGCTAATATAAAAGCAAAAAGCATATATAATCCCGGATTATTTTCAGCGATATTTCTGCATTTGCCAATTGGAATCTGGTACATTAAAAGTGCCTATGAACAGAATATGTTAACACCAACAGACTGGCTTTGGAGCATGATTTACTTTGTCGTAGCTGTCTATGTTTTAATTGTTAAAGGCAATATGTGGCTAAGAAACAAAAACTCCGTTCATCCTTTTTCACAAAAACAATTAGGATCTTATACTAAAAAATAA
- a CDS encoding TetR/AcrR family transcriptional regulator — protein sequence MEPDKKSETKEKIMQATLEFTKQSGFEGITIRKIAEASGTNVSLVNYYFGSKENLISESIKMILSSFQHTFVILDELSIPARDRLKQFLMDYLQVIREYPELLSRIILMGSADFSSQQEYGSFLNLLGFPKVQNTLKEITGEQQPERLTTMMTQVFGALFLPALMSPILEKGASVKIAPIEAQIDLLFERYFH from the coding sequence ATGGAACCAGACAAGAAAAGTGAAACAAAAGAAAAGATTATGCAAGCCACACTAGAGTTCACCAAACAAAGTGGATTTGAAGGCATCACCATACGAAAAATTGCCGAAGCCTCTGGCACAAATGTATCCCTGGTTAATTATTACTTCGGCTCCAAAGAAAATTTGATCAGTGAATCTATTAAAATGATTCTGAGTAGCTTTCAGCATACCTTTGTTATACTCGATGAATTATCCATTCCCGCCCGAGATCGATTAAAGCAATTCTTAATGGATTATTTACAAGTCATCCGTGAATATCCCGAATTGTTATCCAGAATTATTCTTATGGGTTCAGCAGATTTCTCATCTCAACAGGAATACGGTTCATTCTTAAATTTATTGGGGTTCCCCAAAGTTCAAAATACGTTAAAAGAGATAACCGGAGAGCAACAACCGGAACGACTGACCACAATGATGACGCAAGTTTTCGGGGCGCTTTTTCTCCCGGCACTTATGAGTCCTATTCTGGAAAAAGGAGCTTCTGTGAAGATTGCTCCGATAGAAGCACAAATTGACTTGCTCTTTGAAAGATACTTTCATTAA